GGCATCTAAGTTTTCTTTTGTTTCCGTCTCAGTGGGTTCAATCATGAGTGCTTCTTTCACAATGAGCGGGAAATACATGGTTGGTGCATGAAAACCTTTATCCAGCAAACGTTTTGCAATATCCTGAGCTTTCACACCGTAGCGCTTTTTTACCTCTTCTGCTGTGGCAACATACTCGTGCTTACACAAACCAGGATAAGCTGTGGGCAGCGTATCCTCCATGGCAACGCGCATGTAGTTGGCATTCAAGACCGCCATGGTACCCACTTCGCGCAGTCCCGCTCCACCCAGGGATTTTATGTAAGCCAAAGCCTTTAAGGCAACTAAAATGTTCCCAAAATTGGAACGTACCTTGCCAATACTACGAGGCCTGTCATAATCCCAATGGTAGCTACCATCTCCATCTTCATCTTCTGCTTTCACCAAAACAGGCTTTGGCAAAAACGGTTCCAGAGCTTTTTTGACTGCCACCGGACCGGAACCGGGACCTCCTCCACCATGGGGTGTGCTGAAGGTTTTGTGCAGATTCAAGTGAACAAAGTCGAATCCCATATCCCCTGGTCTTGCCCAACCCAGCATGCCGTTAAGATTTGCGCCATCGCAGTACATAAGCCCACCCACACCATGTATGAGCTGTGCAATGCCCAAGATGTTTTTCTCAAACTTGCCCAGGGTGTTGGGGTTAGTCAGCATGAAAACTGCTGTATGATCGTTAACCAATGCTTTTAGCTGTTCCAAGTCCACTAAGCCCTCTTCATCAGACTTAACAGTAACCACTTTGAAGCCTGCCATGGTAGCAGAAGCGGGGTTGGTTCCGTGAGCGGAGTCAGGAATGATTACAGTGTCCTTTTCCAGAAGACCATGGTCTTTGAAATAAGCTTTTGCCATGAGCAGTGAGGTGAGTTCTCCGTGTGCCCCCGCGGCAGGCTGCAGGGTTATGGCATCCATGCCCGTTATTTCAAGAAGATCTTGCTGCAAGGTATAAAGCAGTTCCAATAGTGGCTGAACCCTGTTTTCAGGCAAAGCTGGGTGTATGTCTTGGAACCACGCCGCCACTTCTTCGTTTATCTTGGGGTTGTACTTCATGGTACAGGAGCCCAGTGGATAAAAACCGTTGTCCACACCGTAATTCAAGTTTGACAAATTGACAAAATGCCTGACCACTTCTACTTCACTAAGTTCAGGCATGCTTAGTGGTTCTTCGCGAAGAAACTCCTTGGGAAGAATTTCAGATATGGGCCGATCTTCAAGACCACTCACTGGCACTTGGGGCCCACGCCTACCCATTTTGTGCAGTTCTTTAAGCAAGGGCAATGTGCCTTTTCTACTGTTCATCATCGCAGACCCTCCATGAGCTCAATAAGCTTGTCCATGTGTTCCTTGGTGCGCTTTTCTGTGACTGCCACCAAAAGCGTGTGCTCATCAATGACGGGACCCACATAGTACCCGGAGTCAGCCAAAGCCTCCTGAACAGCCTCAGCATCCCGTGCTTTTATGGGGAATTCCTTGAAAAAGTACTGACGCTGCCAAAGTGGATAGCCCACGGAAGCCAACTTCTGAGCTAAATAGGTGCTCCTGTTCAAAATGGTTTGACCCAGCTCAGGAAGTGATCCTCCCATGAGAGACAGGTAAACAGCAGATGCCAATGCCATGAGCCAGTGGTTGCTGGTAATGTTCGACGTAGCTTTCTCACGGCGTATGTGCTGTTCACGGGTTTGCAATGTGAGCACATAGCCCACCCTTCCATCCACGTCCACAGTTTGCCCAGCCATTCTACCGGGCATGTAGCGGATGTAGTCCATCTTGGTTGCAAAGAAGCCAAAATGTGGTCCACCGTAACTCATGTGGTTACCAAGACTTTGCCCTTCTCCCACTACTACATCGGCTCCGTATTCATGTGGGCTTTTTAGTACGCCCAAGGACAGCGGATCTACGGCAGCCACAAATAAGCCACCTGCCTTGTGGATCAGCTCTGAAGCCTGATTCATGTTTTCTAAGAAACCGTAGTAGTTGGGGTTTTGCATAACCAGACAGGAAACATTTGATAAATCCTCAAGCTCAGAAAGGTCGGTTACCCCTTCCTTTTGGGGTAAGGTAAGTATTTCAAAGTCCTGACCCAGCTGATACGTTCGAAGAACTTCTATGATGTCAGGATGCACGCACTCAGAGACCAAAACGCGTCTCTTCCCATTGATGCGCATAGCCATTAGCACCGCTTCAGCCACTGCACTGGCACCATCATAAAGGCTGCCATTCGCTACTTCCATGCCCGTCAGCTCACAGATGAGTGATTGGTACTCAAACATGGCTTGAAGGGTGCCCTGACTGATCTCAGCCTGATAAGGTGTGTAAGCGGTGTAGAACTCGGGTAAAGCGATTATCTTGTCCACTGCTGAAGGTACGTAGTGGTCATAAACGCCACCGCCTAAGAAGTAAACAGCACTGTTTGCATCTGGAATACTGCTTGCAGCTTTTCTAAAATACGCCCTAAGCTGTTC
The genomic region above belongs to Coprothermobacter proteolyticus DSM 5265 and contains:
- the gcvPB gene encoding aminomethyl-transferring glycine dehydrogenase subunit GcvPB, which encodes MMNSRKGTLPLLKELHKMGRRGPQVPVSGLEDRPISEILPKEFLREEPLSMPELSEVEVVRHFVNLSNLNYGVDNGFYPLGSCTMKYNPKINEEVAAWFQDIHPALPENRVQPLLELLYTLQQDLLEITGMDAITLQPAAGAHGELTSLLMAKAYFKDHGLLEKDTVIIPDSAHGTNPASATMAGFKVVTVKSDEEGLVDLEQLKALVNDHTAVFMLTNPNTLGKFEKNILGIAQLIHGVGGLMYCDGANLNGMLGWARPGDMGFDFVHLNLHKTFSTPHGGGGPGSGPVAVKKALEPFLPKPVLVKAEDEDGDGSYHWDYDRPRSIGKVRSNFGNILVALKALAYIKSLGGAGLREVGTMAVLNANYMRVAMEDTLPTAYPGLCKHEYVATAEEVKKRYGVKAQDIAKRLLDKGFHAPTMYFPLIVKEALMIEPTETETKENLDAFVQAIKEIVEEAATNPDVVLSAPHDTPVRRLDEVKANKELKVRW
- the gcvPA gene encoding aminomethyl-transferring glycine dehydrogenase subunit GcvPA, encoding MRYVPHTKEEIKAMLEAVGLRNVDELFSDIPTEALLKRHLQVEGGWDEEQLRAYFRKAASSIPDANSAVYFLGGGVYDHYVPSAVDKIIALPEFYTAYTPYQAEISQGTLQAMFEYQSLICELTGMEVANGSLYDGASAVAEAVLMAMRINGKRRVLVSECVHPDIIEVLRTYQLGQDFEILTLPQKEGVTDLSELEDLSNVSCLVMQNPNYYGFLENMNQASELIHKAGGLFVAAVDPLSLGVLKSPHEYGADVVVGEGQSLGNHMSYGGPHFGFFATKMDYIRYMPGRMAGQTVDVDGRVGYVLTLQTREQHIRREKATSNITSNHWLMALASAVYLSLMGGSLPELGQTILNRSTYLAQKLASVGYPLWQRQYFFKEFPIKARDAEAVQEALADSGYYVGPVIDEHTLLVAVTEKRTKEHMDKLIELMEGLR